Part of the Triticum urartu cultivar G1812 chromosome 2, Tu2.1, whole genome shotgun sequence genome, CCTTCTTTTATAATCCGACCTTCCTCGCGTCTCCctcacttcttcttcctcccccattTCCGTTGTCCGGCGAGCACCTATCTTATCTTGGGAGGGCGGTCGCGATGATGACCATGGATCTGATTGGAGGATACGGGAGGGCGGACGAGCAGGTGGCCATccaggaggcggcggcggcggggctgcgcgggatggagcacctcatCCTGCAGCTCTCCCGGACAGGCACCAGCGAGAGCTCGCCGGTTGGGTCGTCGGAGGCGCCGGAGCAGCAGGTAGACTGCCGGGAGATCACTGATATGACCGTGTCCAAGTTCAAGAAGGTGATTTCTATCCTCAACCACCGCACTGGCCACGCCAGGTTCCGGCGCGGGCCTGTGGTGGCGCAGTCCCAGGGCCCCGCCGTGTCCGAGCCGGCGCCGGTGAGGGCGTCTTCGTCGAGGTCCATGACCTTGGACTTCACCAAGGCGTCTTCCGGGTACGGAAACGACGCCGGGTTCAGCGTCTCGGCCGCGAGCTCATCCTTCATGTCGTCGGTGACCGGTGACGGGAGCGTGTCCAACGGACTCGGGGGCGGGTCCTCGCTGATGCTCCCGCCGCCACCTTCGGCCAGCTGCGGGAAACCGCCGCTGGCGTCCTCCGCGGCATCCACCGGCGCCGGTGCCGGGCAGAAGCGCAAGTGCCACGACCACGCGCACTCAGAGAACGTCGCCGGCGGAAAGTACGGCGCCTCCGGTGGCCGCTGCCACTGCTCCAAGCGCAGGTTAGTAGTCTAGCAGATTCGATTCACCCAGCGATGGATTTCGTTGTTCCGTTCTTCGTCTGCCGGTGTTATCCATGTTGCTGAAGAATGAATGATGGAACCGGCAGGAAATCCCGGGTTCGGCGGATGACTCGCGTGCCGGCGATCAGCTCGAAGGCGGCGGAGATCCCCGCGGACGACTTCTCGTGGCGCAAGTATGGCCAGAAGCCTATCAAGGGCTCCCCCTACCCACGGTGAGGCAGCATCCCTTCCCTCCACCATGTGAGACCATAGTAATCTTGGAGTTTGGGCAGTGAACTAACCACCAGTGAACTTGCTGGGTGATATGCATGCAGAGGTTACTACAAGTGCAGCACGGTGCGCGGGTGCCCGGCGCGGAAGCACGTGGAGCGCGACCCCAGCGACCCCTCCATGCTCATCGTGACCTACGAGGGCGAGCACCGGCACACCCCCGCGGACCAGGAGCCGCTCGCCCCGCTACCGGAGCTCTGAAATCTCTCTGCCATTACCGTCGTCCTCACATGTTAATTCAACTTAGCTTATGACCATGTTCCCTTCGTGACTGCTAGCTACCATATATTACTACTAATAAGTAAGCACTAgaatttctttttcttttggcCGCATCGGTTTAGTCGCACTAAGCATGTTGTAAAAGAACAAGTGTAGTTGGAAGCTTTGAGCTTTGAAGAAGAAAAGGTGCGTGGTAGACAAGAGAAAGAGAAAGATGTGTTTCAGAGTTGGGTTTGATCCTCCCGTGGCTCGGGTTCTGGGGGGTCAAAAGAGGGCGGTGGTTGAACGGGCAAGTGCTTTTGGTCCCGGGTGGGGCCGGCGCGACAGGGACGGGTGGGGGGAAGCGGTCAAGGAACGCGGCAGGTGGTCCCTCTCGGCGCCGCTGGCGTCGTTGACTCGTGTTGCTCCAGCGGTGTTCTGTTCTGCTCGATTATTGTTTGTTTGCTTGCTTGGGCTCGTTTGGCGTGCGGTGCGGCTGGCTACGGCCACACCCGCCAGCCAGTGTGGACGTCCGGTCGATAGCGTCTTGGTTGGTTCGCCAACGGTGTCGTTGAAAATCGGGCGTTGAGCTTTAAAGCTGTTGCGCGGTGCTTTTTTCTTTTTGCGGGTAGTGCTGTTGCGCGGTGCTGATAGTGGCCCTGTTTGATAATCTAACTtagttagaggttagagttagatttTAACCTTAAATCAACCCTAAACTAACTTTAATCAAAGAGCTGTTTGGATGATAgagttagattgacaataaatatTCTTTCTCAATCATTTGATTAATTTAGACCATGTTTGGATGGTAGGGGTAACCTTTTTTTACTAATTTTTTTAGTGGGCCCAAGAGAACTAAACCAAATAAGCTCCTCTAGTGTGGGCTAGTTTTTTAGGGTGGGTTAGATCAAACTAACCCACCATGTTTGAATATTTTTGAGTTATTTAAGCCCCAACTAACCAAAACTAACTCTAACTTagggatccaaacagggccagtGTTGAATTTCCTTTCCTTCATTTAATTTAATACTAATGCTATATAGTGTCCGTCCGATCATGCAGCACTGCTGCTGCTGCGACCTCATCTAGAATCGCCGGGAATTTTACGGACTAAGACTTAACCAAATCTTCGTCAAATGATATAGTATATAAAAAAAACTAAGAGAAAATTTTGTGTACGGATCTTCATATAAAATCAAAGGACTATAGCATCAACTGGGACATGATGAAAGTCTCAGTCGACTATATACAACACTACCTTTTTATAGTGAGTGTTGTAGTGTCAAAACACTCTTTTACTATGAGATGAAGAGCATTAGTTAAATATATAAACAATAGCACTAGGTTCCTGCTAATTGTTTGTCTGTGACGCTGTCGACTGTCGTTTCACATAAGCCGGCATCGAATTCTTCAACAACTTTGAAGGGAGACTTTGGATTACACGATAAAAACAATAGGTGAAATGCTGACAGCAGTTGCACTTCGTGTTTTTCTTTTAAACAAGAAGTAGGCGCCCTCTTTGACTCACTCGATCCCATCTTTCCTCCTCATCTCTCCATGTGACGTGGGGTCACGACCTCCATGACTCGTTCCAGTGGCCGTGGCATCTTGTGCCTCGTCTTGTCCTCTAGTAGTATTTTTTCTGGTGGGGTTGGCTTGGCTTTTTGGAGTGCTGCGGTTAAGACTTGGTCCGATTTTGCTTGGATATGTTGCGGAAAAGGCATGGAAAGAGGCGGGGACTATCAACGTGGGTGGAGAGTGAGCCAAAGTCAAAAAGGGCATCTTTTCGGTTCATATGTTTCTATTGTGTGTTGGAGGGAGGTGCAGGTGGATTTGTTCGGTTTCGCGCGAATGTGTGCCCTGTTTCTACTCCCACCAACTTGCTGGATCTTCTACGGTGCCAACagcacgcacgcacgcatgcTTATATCTCTActatatactactccctccgtttcaaaatataagtctttctaaaaattctaataggtgactatatacaaagcaaaatgagtgaatctatattttaaaatatatctatatatatcCGTATGTTGTAATctatttgaaatgtctaaaaagacttatatttcggaacggagggagtatatactaCTTTAATTAAAAAGAACGTAAGGTTTCCATTTCATCTTATTTCCAACACCCTTCGTCCAACCTTCCTTGTATGATAATAAATCAACTTAATTTACTTATCTTGTAAACCAGTTCTATTTTAATTTACTTATCAAACTTCAGATCAAAATATAAAGTAATTCATGGGCAAAATTTAATGATCATTTATTTACACAATCACATTATTATAGACAGGTAAATCACAAGCCAACGCGGTAGAAGATTTATATTCCGTTGCAACGCACAAACATTGTTCTAGCACACACAAAAATATTGAAGACTTGTGGCGTGTTTTGGTAGCATCCACCTTTTTTGCCGTCTTGCATATGTGACCTAGTTGCGCCTGATGGAGTGGATACATGGTAAAAATCATGTTGTGCACATAGTTTGGTAGTTTGCATCCTCTTTAGCCTGGCTGCAACGAAACACATGCATAGTGTTTGTTTATGGGCTTGTTCTAGGCAACACATGTTCGGTTAGATGCAACAAATGTTGTCCGGTAACCTCCCTTCAGAGTTAGCACACCCACAACCACGACATAGATAAATAGGCAAACCACAAACCCTTAACTCAAGTTATAAACACACAGTTAAACACGTAACAGC contains:
- the LOC125537573 gene encoding WRKY transcription factor WRKY51-like; its protein translation is MMTMDLIGGYGRADEQVAIQEAAAAGLRGMEHLILQLSRTGTSESSPVGSSEAPEQQVDCREITDMTVSKFKKVISILNHRTGHARFRRGPVVAQSQGPAVSEPAPVRASSSRSMTLDFTKASSGYGNDAGFSVSAASSSFMSSVTGDGSVSNGLGGGSSLMLPPPPSASCGKPPLASSAASTGAGAGQKRKCHDHAHSENVAGGKYGASGGRCHCSKRRKSRVRRMTRVPAISSKAAEIPADDFSWRKYGQKPIKGSPYPRGYYKCSTVRGCPARKHVERDPSDPSMLIVTYEGEHRHTPADQEPLAPLPEL